Proteins encoded by one window of Salvia splendens isolate huo1 chromosome 7, SspV2, whole genome shotgun sequence:
- the LOC121741743 gene encoding splicing factor U2af large subunit B-like: MATHEADGNSISPSRIESSELAAMQEKAHKGSSSSGPKHESREHARDRERESKSRDRERERGSRDKDRDREKERNRDRERERGRDRDGERERDKDRDRHHRDRHRDRSERRERTRDKGDEDDYYRSRDYDRRKDYDKDREERHRHRSRSRSRAKSEHRSRSRSRSRSKSKRMSGFDMAPATLLPNTAAAVAGQLPGATPTIPGMFPSMLPLPGGQFGALPVMPVQAMTQQATRHARRVYVGGLPPTANEQSVATFFSHVMSAIGGNTAGPGDAVVNVYINHEKKFAFVEMRSVEEASNAMALDGIIFEGAPVKVRRPSDYNPSLAATLGPSQPNPNLNLAAVGLTPGSAGGLEGPDRIFVGGLPYYFTESQIRELLESFGPLRGFDLVKDRETGNSKGYAFCVYQDLSVTDIACAALNGIKMGDKTLTVRRANQGTTQPKPEQESVLLHAQQQIALQRLMLAPNIEPITKVVCLTNVVTPDELMNDDDYEDILEDMRTECGKFGMLVNLVIPRPVAGVENAPGVGKVYLEYADTESAVKARQGLNGRKFGGNEVVAVFYPEEKFSEGDYSG; encoded by the exons ATGGCAACTCACGAGGCTGATGGAAATTCCATTTCTCCATCTCGTATAGAATCATCTGAACTAGCAGCCATGCAGGAGAAAGCTCACAAGGGTTCTTCAAGTTCTGGACCCAAG CATGAATCTCGTGAACATGCAAGAGATAGGGAGAGGGAGTCTAAAAGCAGAGACAGGGAGAGGGAAAGAGGTAGTAGAGACAAAGATAGAGACAGGGAAAAAGAGAGGAATAGGGATCGGGAAAGGGAGAGGGGTAGAGACAGAGACGGGGAAAGGGAACGGGATAAGGATCGTGATCGACATCACCGAGATCGCCACAGAGATCGAAGTGAGAGAAGGGAGAGGACCAGAGATAAGGGTGATGAGGATGACTACTACCGAAGCAGAGACTATGACAG ACGGAAAGATTATGATAAAGATAGGGAAGAAAGGCACCGACACAGATCCAGGTCTCGTTCAAGGGCTAAATCTGAGCACAGATCAAGATCGCGTTCCCGTTCACGTTCTAAAAG CAAAAGGATGAGTGGTTTTGACATGGCTCCTGCTACCTTGCTTCCAAATACTGCTGCTGCTGTAGCAG GTCAGCTTCCTGGAGCCACCCCCACAATTCCTGGAATGTTCCCCAGTATGTTACCATTGCCAGGAGGACAG TTTGGAGCCCTCCCTGTTATGCCAGTGCAGGCAATGACTCAGCAG GCCACCAGGCATGCTCGCAGGGTCTATGTTGGTGGTCTTCCGCCAACTGCTAATGAACAG TCTGTGGCAACGTTCTTTAGTCATGTTATGTCAGCAATTGGAGGAAATACTGCTGGTCCAG GAGATGCCGTGGTAAATGTTTACATTAACCATGAAAAGAAATTTGCTTTTGTGGAGATGAGATCAGTTGAAGAGGCTAGCAATGCAATGGCTTTAGATGGCATTATTTTTGAG GGTGCCCCAGTTAAAGTTAGAAGACCGAGTGACTATAACCCCTCGCTTGCTGCCACTCTGGGCCCCAGTCAACCTAATCCCAATCTGAATCTTGCAGCTGTTGGGTTAACACCAGGATCTGCTGGGGGGCTTGAAGGCCCTGACCGCATATTTGTTGGTGGATTGCCGTATTATTTCACAGAATCGCAAATCAGGGAGCTGCTCGAATCCTTTGGACCACTTCGGGGTTTTGATCTGGTTAAAGATAGAGAAACAGGGAACTCCAAAGGCTATGCATTTTGTGTTTACCAGGACTTATCTGTTACAGATATTGCTTGTGCAGCTCTTAATGGGATAAAGATGGGTGATAAAACGCTCACTGTTAGGCGTGCTAATCAAGGTACAACACAGCCTAAACCTGAGCAGGAGAGCGTGCTATTACATGCGCAACAACAAATTGCATTACAG AGGCTCATGTTAGCACCCAATATTGAACCGATTACAAAGGTTGTTTGCTTAACAAATGTGGTTACCCCCGATGAGCTCATGAATGATGATGATTATGAAGATATACTCGAAGACATGAGAACTGAATGTGGGAAGTTTG GTATGTTGGTGAACTTAGTAATTCCTCGTCCCGTTGCTGGTGTAGAAAATGCACCAGGTGTAGGGAAG GTGTATTTGGAATACGCGGACACTGAAAGTGCCGTAAAAGCTCGGCAAGGACTGAATGGAAGGAAATTCGGTGGAAATGAGGTTGTTGCAGTTTTCTACCCAGAAGAGAAGTTTTCGGAGGGAGATTACAGCGGATAG